ttttttttacctCTACCCATTTACCAgcataatatatatacatgtatatgtattttttatatttatttgtttatatttatttttgattattttatatttaaacaTACAAACAAATAATTACTTCAACATAAAAAGAGAACAATATTGCTCTTTCCctatcataatataaaacGTAGTggattttttttttttttcattatataaagatattcatatataatataaagtaatatataaatgtataaaatgTAATTATATCTTCGACATAAggatatattatatttttaatttaatgtgttttttttttttcttttctatgaattaaattattattcttccaaatggaataaaaaaaaaaaaaaaatacaattataaatatgcacatttttaaagaggaatattaataaatatataaaatatatacaatattatatatatatatatatatatatatatattttgtagtatgtatgtatatataatattgacattttcattttatattattttatatttttttttctctattaatatgaacactcgatattatatttactacactatcattaatattaataaaattgaaatatgtcaagaaaatgaaaaaagaaattaacttattaaaaaaacatatcaataatatgtatataaaaatgtatttgTAAAACTGTTAcgattatatatatatatatatatatatatataatatttatattattgatatGATATGGACgtatatttctttttctttttctttttctttttttttttttttttaagttgtttattttttttataataattcagttattaatatttcttcattCTTTTATTTAGTAGTACATTTGTAATTTAttcaacatatatatgaaatatatataatatatatatatatatatttatgtccatacaatttattattatttttttttttattatttgtttttatttttttttttattatttattatttttttttttttttttttttaaaatgtcTTATAATGACGGATCAGAAGAAGAGAAAGATAGTAATACATACATGGACGATGAGAAgaggaaaaaaaagaaaaaaaaaaaaataattaataataatgcCTATGCATTAATAAATGAAGTAAATTATTCTCAGGAAGAAGAACAAGCAATTAATCATAACACCTATTCAGAAGATACAACAAGTAATAGGAGAGGAAATAGTTGTTTACATAGTTTGAGTGATAGAAATGTAGAAGATCATATTATTAGTCTCCCCGAATATTTAGATTTAatcaataataataatagtaataatagtaataattatagtaatacttataaaaaggaaaagaagaaaaaaaaaaaaaaaaaaaaaaaaaaccaaacagatgaagaaaatattaaaaataaaaaagatgatatatatgaaaataatatgaagGACCAACAAAATgattacaaaaaaataaatcataataacattaacaacaaaaaaaataaaatattttgtcAAGATGATCAAAACCAATTCAATATTAATCATGGATTTCAAATGGATGAGAATCTAcgaaataatattataatcCAACCGAGTGACACTACACAAAGTAATActtatttaaatgaatCTAGAGTTAGTcaaaatgatgatgataataataatgagGAGTCATATAACGAAATGGGTATGTTCAAAAAAGTATTTTACAggataaagaaaattattGTTGATAAAAAAGGAACTCCAATAACGAATGAAAATGATgtagataataatatgtgtGAATTGAATATTatggaaaataatatgaacacTATTCATGCgaataacaataataatgataataatataaatgataatacaTGTACACATAtggataataatatagaagAAGAACCAAACGAAGAGATGTTAGTCATAAATAGAAATATGgatgtattatataataatacaagagaaaatataaatagtaATACACATTTATCTAGACAAATGATAAATTTAAGTGAATTGAATCCAAATGATCttttatgtaatataaatgagTATGAAGAAGgacaaaataataattctttatggaataataacaataataataataataataattttatggTTGATAGTTTGAATTCTCTTCATCCTATTAATCATAATTTAACAAACcaaaatatacaaaatgacaatataaataatagtCATATTAATTATGGTTACAATAATTCTTATGAAAACAATATACAACATATATTACTCTTTagttttaaaaatatattcaataagatatcttcatatataaatgaacatattacaaatataaaagaaaaaataaaaaagtattGGCTAGAACGAGTAGAAGAAGCTAATACACAATTAAATAGTCCTAGACCAGTACCTACAAGAAATACAACA
This region of Plasmodium gaboni strain SY75 chromosome 12, whole genome shotgun sequence genomic DNA includes:
- a CDS encoding hypothetical protein (conserved Plasmodium protein, unknown function); protein product: MSYNDGSEEEKDSNTYMDDEKRKKKKKKKIINNNAYALINEVNYSQEEEQAINHNTYSEDTTSNRRGNSCLHSLSDRNVEDHIISLPEYLDLINNNNSNNSNNYSNTYKKEKKKKKKKKKKNQTDEENIKNKKDDIYENNMKDQQNDYKKINHNNINNKKNKIFCQDDQNQFNINHGFQMDENLRNNIIIQPSDTTQSNTYLNESRVSQNDDDNNNEESYNEMGMFKKVFYRIKKIIVDKKGTPITNENDVDNNMCELNIMENNMNTIHANNNNNDNNINDNTCTHMDNNIEEEPNEEMLVINRNMDVLYNNTRENINSNTHLSRQMINLSELNPNDLLCNINEYEEGQNNNSLWNNNNNNNNNNFMVDSLNSLHPINHNLTNQNIQNDNINNSHINYGYNNSYENNIQHILLFSFKNIFNKISSYINEHITNIKEKIKKYWLERVEEANTQLNSPRPVPTRNTTNTNTNSNNNNNNNNNNNNINMIEDENDDPSCVQILFFMGLICKFPILWIIGSIVFCITPSEHRKTKTWSLVNTFFALLSIIFFITNTNFRLRKPTFLVVLEKNIENKNIYPKGILKYDNIIHHKHIIIDQSSLYKWKDLHTNRVYKTSQNYFLNKNFISSQKPDSNILLSDTIYKLLNRIQVTVTFGKGNIYSSDNIQKIKPFLQNIKTNMDPISYEKLTMTDEDIPDDFFGSGLRCEKTHNNHNENINETQQIKEKEKWYLFWKEEEINNSHNKNIYNISIPVGEIFFFKSEYNCRIAFLYPKSILYDQNDIPSNFVEIQKIIIKPF